In Thauera aromatica K172, one DNA window encodes the following:
- a CDS encoding acetyl-CoA C-acyltransferase — protein sequence MSDPVVIVAAARTPLGGFLGELSGLSAPRLGAAAIGAALGRAGVAPEQVDEVLMGCVLPAGLGQAPARQAALAAGLPVAAACTTINKVCGSGMKAVMLAHDLLVAGSAGVVVAGGMESMSNAPYLLSRARAGYRLGHGQVLDHLFLDGLEDCYSEENRGRLMGAFAEDCARRFGFTRERQDEFALASTRRAQAAAAEGAFAWEIAPVTVVERAGAGLVEHDELPPKVRPERIARLRPAFTENGTVTAANASSIADGAAALVLMRRTEAERLGLEPLATVVAHAGHAQAPASFTTAPAAAMRKVLGAAGWEVADVDLWEINEAFAVVALAAMDELGLAHERVNVHGGACALGHPIGASGARILVTLIGALRRRGLRRGIASLCIGGGEATAVAVELETPVASR from the coding sequence ATGTCTGATCCAGTCGTCATCGTCGCTGCGGCACGCACGCCGCTCGGCGGTTTTCTCGGCGAGCTGTCCGGCCTGAGCGCGCCGCGCCTCGGTGCCGCGGCGATCGGCGCCGCCCTCGGGCGCGCCGGAGTGGCCCCCGAACAGGTCGACGAGGTCTTGATGGGGTGCGTGCTGCCGGCCGGCCTCGGCCAGGCCCCCGCCCGCCAGGCGGCGCTCGCCGCCGGCCTGCCGGTGGCGGCCGCTTGCACCACGATCAACAAGGTGTGCGGCTCGGGAATGAAAGCGGTGATGCTGGCGCACGACCTGCTCGTGGCGGGCAGCGCCGGGGTGGTCGTCGCCGGCGGCATGGAGTCGATGTCGAACGCTCCTTACCTGCTGTCGAGGGCGCGAGCCGGCTACCGCCTCGGTCACGGCCAGGTGCTCGATCACCTGTTCCTCGACGGGCTCGAAGACTGCTATTCAGAGGAAAATCGCGGCCGCCTGATGGGCGCTTTTGCCGAAGACTGCGCCCGCCGCTTCGGCTTTACCCGGGAGCGCCAGGACGAGTTCGCGCTCGCGTCCACGCGGCGCGCCCAGGCGGCGGCCGCAGAAGGCGCCTTCGCCTGGGAAATCGCGCCGGTCACCGTCGTCGAGCGCGCGGGCGCAGGCCTGGTCGAGCACGACGAGCTGCCGCCGAAGGTCCGCCCCGAGCGCATTGCGAGGCTGCGGCCGGCATTCACCGAAAACGGCACCGTCACCGCGGCCAATGCCAGTTCGATCGCCGACGGAGCGGCCGCGCTGGTGCTGATGCGGCGGACGGAGGCCGAACGCCTGGGCCTGGAACCGCTCGCCACCGTCGTCGCCCACGCCGGCCATGCCCAGGCGCCGGCGTCGTTTACCACCGCGCCGGCCGCGGCGATGCGCAAAGTGCTGGGCGCAGCGGGGTGGGAGGTCGCCGACGTCGATCTGTGGGAAATCAACGAAGCTTTCGCCGTGGTCGCGCTGGCGGCGATGGACGAACTGGGGCTGGCGCACGAGCGGGTCAACGTGCATGGCGGGGCCTGCGCCCTCGGCCACCCGATCGGGGCCTCCGGCGCGCGCATCCTGGTGACGCTGATCGGCGCCCTGCGCCGCCGTGGCCTGCGCCGCGGCATCGCCAGCCTGTGCATCGGCGGCGGCGAGGCGACGGCGGTGGCGGTCGAACTCGAAACGCCGGTCGCCAGCCGCTGA
- a CDS encoding isovaleryl-CoA dehydrogenase, which yields MNLPSLDFGLGETIDALRDSVQAFCRAEVAPRAAGIDRGNAFPADLWAKLGALGVHGMTVGEEYGGTALGYLAHIVVMEEISRASAAVGLSYAAHSNLCINQIHRHGSERQKRRFLPPLIAGDYVGALAMSEPDAGSDVLGMRLRAERKGDRFILDGSKMWITNGGDADVLVVYARTGSAGRSERGAEGITAFLVEKEMKGFSHGTHLDKLGMRGSNTYPLFFDEVEVPVDNVLGGEANIGRGVRVLMSGLDYERAVLAGGPLGIMAACMDAVLPYVHERRQFGAPIGEFQLMQGKIADMYATWSACRAYAYAVGRACDRGDHARGLRKDAAGVILYTAEKATWMAGEAIQALGGVGYTSECATGRLWRDAKLYEIGAGTSEIRRMLIGRELFAETR from the coding sequence ATGAACCTTCCCTCCCTCGACTTCGGACTCGGTGAAACGATCGACGCGCTGCGCGACTCGGTGCAGGCTTTTTGTCGTGCCGAAGTCGCCCCGCGCGCGGCCGGGATCGACCGTGGCAACGCGTTCCCCGCCGATCTGTGGGCCAAGCTCGGCGCGCTCGGGGTCCATGGCATGACGGTCGGCGAGGAATATGGCGGCACCGCCCTCGGCTATCTGGCGCACATCGTCGTGATGGAAGAGATTTCCCGCGCCTCGGCGGCGGTCGGCCTGTCCTACGCCGCCCACTCCAACCTGTGCATCAACCAGATCCACCGCCACGGCAGCGAACGCCAGAAGCGCAGGTTCCTGCCGCCGCTGATCGCCGGCGACTACGTGGGCGCGCTCGCGATGTCCGAGCCCGACGCCGGCTCCGACGTTCTCGGCATGCGGCTGCGCGCCGAACGCAAGGGCGATCGTTTCATCCTCGACGGCAGCAAGATGTGGATCACCAACGGCGGCGACGCCGACGTCCTGGTGGTGTATGCCCGGACCGGGAGCGCCGGGCGCAGCGAGCGGGGGGCGGAAGGAATCACCGCGTTCCTGGTCGAAAAGGAAATGAAGGGGTTCTCCCACGGCACCCACCTCGACAAGCTCGGAATGCGCGGCTCGAACACCTATCCGCTGTTTTTCGACGAGGTCGAGGTGCCGGTGGACAACGTCCTCGGCGGCGAGGCGAACATCGGCCGCGGCGTCCGGGTGCTGATGTCGGGGCTGGATTACGAGCGTGCAGTGCTCGCCGGCGGCCCGCTCGGGATCATGGCAGCGTGCATGGATGCGGTCCTGCCCTATGTGCATGAGCGCAGGCAGTTCGGCGCCCCGATCGGTGAGTTCCAGCTGATGCAGGGCAAGATCGCCGACATGTACGCGACCTGGTCGGCCTGCCGTGCCTATGCCTATGCCGTCGGTCGGGCCTGCGACCGCGGCGATCATGCGCGCGGATTGAGGAAGGATGCCGCCGGGGTGATCCTGTACACCGCCGAGAAGGCGACCTGGATGGCCGGCGAGGCAATCCAGGCGCTGGGCGGGGTCGGCTACACCAGCGAATGCGCCACCGGCCGCCTGTGGCGCGACGCCAAGCTGTACGAGATCGGCGCCGGCACGAGCGAGATCCGGCGCATGCTGATCGGCCGCGAGCTGTTCGCCGAGACGCGCTGA